GCATCAAAGGTTCGCCCAGTTGATTGGTCGTGTGTCGTCGAGTGGAATCGTCGGGAACAGTGCGAGAACCTCTCGCGCCCGCCTCACGCCTCGCCGCCGGCGCGGAGGTAATGGAAGAGGTACGTCTGGACGTAGCCCGCGTACTCGCCGCCGAGTCGTTCGCGGAGCGCGCGCGACGTCTCGGTGTAGTTCCCGCGGTCGCACTCCGGGAAGCGGTCGGCGATTGCACCCCGAATCCACGTGTCGAGCGGGACGGCTTCGAGATATCCGAGCGAGAACAGGAGCACGCAGTCGGCGACCTTGTCGCCCACGCCGACGAACCGGGTGAGCGACTCGCGGGCGTCCTCGTAGTCGAGGCCGACCGCCTCGTCCGGATGCGCCTCGCCCGAGGCGACCATCTCGGCGGTCTTTCGGACGTAGGGCGCGCGGTAGCCGAGCTTCAACTCGCGGAGCTCCGCCTCCTCGCGAGCGGCGAGTCGCTCGGGCGTCGGAAACGCGTGAACGGTCTTCCCGCCGATCTCCCGCGGCTCGCCGAACGCCTCCGCCAGCGCCATCTGCATCCCGTGGATCCGCGAGACGCGCATCTGCGCCGAGCAGATGAACGAGACGAGGCAGGGAAACGGCGGATCGCGGACGAGCCGCATCCCCCGGTATTCGTCGAACGCCCGCGCGAAGACGTCGTCGTCGGGCGCGGCGGCGTAAATCTCGTTCAGGTCGTCGTCGAGCCGGAGCAGGTGACGCAACGCGGGGACCGGATCGGCGGTCGCCTCCCACTCCAACGCGCCGTCGCGCTGGCGGACGCGCACGAAGACGTCTTCGTCGACGACGCCGTCGATCGGGGGGACGACCGTCCGGTACCACGCGTCGCCGCCGTGGACGTCGATCGATTCGTACATCCTGCCGTCGGGGCGGTTCCACAGGTACGACTGTCCGCTCTCCAGCGTCGACTGCAGATCGAACGGCCCCGCAATTTCTGAGAGGTCGATCGCCCCCGTTTCGAGTGTCGCGTCGGCGTCGCCTCCCGCGCCGGAGTGTGCCGTCATCGACAGTCGGGAGGGACGCGGGGCGTATCCCGGTTTCGATGCGTGGTGCGACCGAGTTGGCTCGTTTTCCTGCCCGCCTCACCGATTCCGGCTGACCGGGAACTTCACGCGTTCGGGCTCTTCGTTGAAGCGCGCGAGGATCCGCTCGTAGAGCGCGTTCCGGTTTCGCGTCACCTGCCGGGAGCGCGAGAGAAAGCGCAGGCGGAGTTCGACCCACGACTCCTGCTGGACCACGTTGACCACCGGCCCCTCCCGAACGTCCAGTTCGACGGCCGTCCGGTCGAGTTCCGAGCGGTACGCCTCAATCCCGCGACGCATCTCCGCGCCGAGGTGGTCGGTCGCCTCCTCGATCATCGTCTCGCGGGCGAATTCGAGATCGGTCTCGTAGGCCACTTGAATCGACACCTCGCTCCAGACGAACTCGAAAAGGGTCGTGTCGTTGACGACCTGCGCGGAGAGTACTTCGGCGTTCGGGACGGTGACGACCCGCCCCGAGGGCTGCCCGGAGGTGACGAGCCGCCCGCCGACCTCCCACAGCGTCGTCGTCAGGAACCCGACGTCGATGACGTCGCCGCGGGTGTCTGCGATCTCGACTCTGTCGCCGACGCCGTAGGGTCGCTTCAGGATGATGTAGAACCAGCCGACCAAGGAGAGAAGCGGCTGTTGGAGCGCGAAGGTGATCGCGAAGCCGACGACGCCGAGCGAGAACAGGACACCGAGCCACTGATCGGTGAGAACGCCCGCGACGCCCGCCGCGGCGACCACGCCGAACCCGAGTCTGAGGACGTTCCGCATGTCGTGGCTCCGCCGCCTGTTCGACAGGCGCGAAGCGAGTACCGACTCCACGACGAGGTATGCGCCAGTCGCTGCGGCGAGAACGGCCGCGGCGACCAATCCCCGCGAGAGAAGCGGTTGCAGTTGCACGCCGCCGACGAGAACCTCGGCAACCCCGTCAGAGGAGCGGACCGCGGTCGCGGCGAGTGCGAGTCCGACGGCGGCGACGAGCGAGACGTATCCGGCTGAGCGACGAACCACGTTCCGGACTCGACGCGCTCGGACAAAAAACGGCGGGACGTGACGTTTCGACGCGGGTCCGCTCTCAGTCCCTGATGTGCTCGTCGGTCAGGCGCGCGAGTCGGGCCGCGAGGCCGTCGTCGAATGCCTCCCACGTACACCGCCACGCCCAGTTCCCCGAGGCGGTTCCCGGGCGGTTGAACCGCGCCTCCTCGCCGAGACCGAGGACGTCCTGAACGGTCGTGAACGCCAGCGCGGCGTCGGAGCGCCAGACCGCCTCGATCATCGACCAGTTGATCTCCGAGCCGTCCGCGCCGATGTTGTAGTGGAGGCAGTCGCGCTGCTGTGGCGGAAGCGACTCGTAGTACCCATAGAGCGTGTTCGTGTCGTGCGTCGAGGTGTACGCGACGCTGTTCTCGCGGTAGTGCATCGGCTGGTACATATCGCCCTCGCGGCACCAGTCGGCGTAGTGGGGGACGCGCATCGCGGGAAAGCCGAAGCGCTCGCGGAGGTCGACGAGCGACTGGTCGACGAAGCCGAGGTCCTCGACGACGAACGGCAGGTCGTCGAGTCGCTCGGCGACGGTCTCGAAGAAGTCGACGCCGGGCGCGTCGCGCCACTCGCCGTCTCCGGGATCGTCTGACTCCGCCGGGATCGCCCAGAACTCGTCGAACCCCTTGAAGTGGTCGATGCGGGTGACGTCGACGAGGTCGAACAGGCGGTCGAGCCGATCGAGCCACCACTCGTAGCCGTTCGCTCGGAGCGTCTCCCAGTCGTAGACGGGGTTCCCCCAGCGCTGCCCGTCGTCGCCGGGGTTCGGCGGGACGCCCGCGACGGCGGCGGGTTCGCCTCCCTCCATCAGGTCGAACGCCTCGGGATTCGCCCAGACGTCGGCGCTGTCGAGCGCGACGTAGATCGGCAGGTCGCCAACGAATTCGACGCCGCGCTCGTCGGCGTAGCGTCTGAGGTCGCGCCACTGGGCGTCGAAGGCGAACTGAACGAACTCGCGGTAGCGGATCTCCTCGGACAGCTCCTCGCGGTGTCGCGCGAGCGCGCTCGATTCGCGGGCGCGGATCGGCTCGGGCCAGTCGGTCCACGCGCCGTCGTACCGCGTCCGCAACGCCATAAAGAGCGCGTAGTCATCGAGCCAGCCCGACTCGCGCTCGCGGAACGCCTCGAACTCCTCCCGCGTCGTCGCGGCCGCGTCCCTGTGGAAGTTCTCCGCGGCCGCCCGGAGCCGATCGGTCTTGTACTCGCGGACCGTCTCGTAGTCGACCTCGTGGGGCGAGAAATCGGGAGCGGAATGCAGATCGATCTCGTCGAGGTGACCCGCGTCGACGAGGCGCTCGAGGCTCACGAGGAGCGGGTTGCCGGCGAACGCCGAGTAAGCCTGATACGGCGAGTCCCCGTGAACCGAGGCTGTCGGTCCGAGCGGACAGAACTGCCAGTGGGACTGTTCGGCGTCGGCGAGCCAGTCGACGAACGCGCGCGCGCCGCTGCCGAGGTCGCCGATGCCGTGCGGACCGGGAAGCGATGTGAGGTGGAGGAAGACCCCGGCTCGTCGGTCGAATCGCATACTCGAAGCAGCCGGGGGAGTAAGTTAAGCGTGTGGTGGTCGAGACGCGCGGCGATCGAGAACGCGACCGCGACGGACCGTGGCGTGGTCACGGAGTCGACGAATCGCCCACAGTTAACACCGCGCGGTACCTTTCGGCGGTCGTGCATCCGAAAACGGCCCTCATCACCGGCTGTTCGTCCGGCATCGGCCGCGCGGCGGCACTGGCCTTCCTCGAGGAGGACTGGTGCGTCTACGCGACGGCCCGCAACCCCGCCGATATCGAGACGCTCGGCGAGAAGGGCTGCCGCATCGCGACGCTCGACGTCACCGACGGAGACGACGTCGACAGAGTGGTCGACCGCGTCGTCGAGGAGGAGGGGCACATCTCCTGTCTCGTCAACAACGCCGGGTTCGGGCAGATGGGGCCGCTCGAAGACGTTCCGACCGAACAGGTCCATCGGCAGTTCGAGGTGAACGTCTACGGCCCCCACCGGCTCATCCGCGCGGTCCTTCCACACATGCGAGCCCAAGAGGACGGGACCATCGTGAACGTCTCCAGCGCCGCCGGGCGCGTCTCGTTCCCCGGCGGCGGCGTCTACTCGGGATCGAAGTTCGCGCTCGAAGCGATGAGCGACGCCCTCCGCAACGAGGTCGACGAGTACGGCATCGACGTCGCCGTCATCGAGCCCGGCCCGGTCGAGACGAGCTTCGCAGAGCGCGTCGAGCGCGAAGTCAACGGCGACGGTGAGAACAGCGACGGCACGGACACCGATGCGGGCGACGCCGACACCAGTGCGGGCGACGCCAACGAGTCGATCGCTGGAATCGAACGATCGGGAGCCTACGAGTCGTTCTACGACCTCTTCTCGGAGACGCAGTTGATCGGCGGCGACGGACTCGGGGCCATCTCGCCCGAGCGCGTCGCCGAAGACATCGTCGACGCCGCGTCGTCGACGAAACCGCGAGCGCGTTATCAGCCCGGAACCGCCGCCCGCGTCGCCGTCCTCGCGCGGCACCTCCCCTCGCGGTGGCTCGACACGGCGTATCGGTACCTCAGAAAGCTGTAGCGCGGGCGATCGAAATCAGGCCAGACACGCGGCGACGACCCGGAGCGCCCCCTCGCCGCGCACCTCTTCGGCGAGAAGCGGTACGCGTCTCACGTCGCGGCCTCTGAACAGCTCGGTCGCGCGACCGATGGCGTCCTGCTGGACGCCCCAGCGGCGCTGGCAGAACTCGCAGTTCTCTAAGTCGGGCGAGACGACCCACTGGTTGTCGACCTCGGCGGCGGTCACGTCGGCGAGGTCCTCCATCACGCGGTTGACGACGAGCGTCTGCACCGGGATTCCGTACCCGTCGAGGCGTTCGACGAGCCGCTCGGACTCGACGACGCTCATCTCCTCGGGGATCATCACGACGCGGAAATCGGTCTTCCGCGGGTCGCGAAGGACCGCGCGCAGCCGTTCGATCCGCTCGCGAAGCTCGTCGAGGTCGGGCGCGGCGGCGTCCTGAGCGCCCATCCCGAACATTCCTTTGACGCCCTCCATCATCCCCGAGAACTGCTGGCGGAGCTTCGCGACCCGCCCGAGCATCGTGTCCATCATCTCGGGGAGTTCGAGCAGCCGGAGCGTGTGCCCCGTCGGCGCGGTGTCGACGACGACCCGATCGAACCGCGGGTCATCGAGGTATTCGAGCAGCTGTTGCATCGCCGCCGCCTCGTCGGCTCCGGGCATCGACCCGGGTCCCATCGTGCCACCGAGCAGTTCTTCCATCCCGCCGAGGTCGCCGAACGGGGACGCGCCACCCGCGTCACTCTCCCCGGGGGCGAATCCGTCGTCGGCGAACGGACCGCCGTTCCCGCCGTTCGCGTCGTCGGCGAAGGGGTTCCCCTCGACGTCGGCGTCGTGATCGAAGCCCGAGTCGTCGCCGGCTTGCCCGGTCGCTCCGCCGCCGTCCTCTCCCTGCGAGAACGGCCCGGCGACGACCGCGTCGGGATCGATCTCCGCGGCGTACAGCGGCATCGACTCGCGAATCCGCGTCGGTTCCGGCGGCACGTCGACGCCGAGAGTGTCGGACAGCGAGTGCGCCGGGTCGGTCGAAACCACGAGCGTCGACGTCCCGGCGGCCGCCGAGGAAAGCGCCGTCGCGGCCGCCATCGTCGTCTTGCCGACGCCGCCCTTCCCGCCGTAGAGAACGTAGTTCGGGGCATCGACTGACTCCGGAAGCGCCGCGTCGTCGAGGTCTCCGCTCGGCTCGTCACGCTCCTCGGAGCCGACGCTCTCGACGGCCTCGACGTCGATCGAGGTGTCCCCCTCCGGCGCGTCGCTCTCGGATTCGTGCTCGTCGCCACCCGCGGCGTCGACGTCGGTACTCGACATACGCGAGGCGAGGAGACGAGGACTTGTGTACTTCTCGGTCGCAGTGTGGTGCGCGCAGTTCCACCCGCGCGGCGTCGGTGACGAAATCCGGCGAAAGCTTTCTTGACCCACTCGTCGAAACATCGGTATGTCGACGACCATTACGACGCCTGCGGCTTCGGAGATGTGTACGTACTGTGGCTCGGAAATCTTCGATCACGATCCCATCTGCGTCCGCGATTGTACCGATGACTGCGGGTCGCCCGAGTACTTTTGCAACTACGCCTGCCTCTCGGTGTATATCGCCGAGAACGACTTGGCTGCGGGCGACGCGTGCGAGTGGTCACCGGACGGCGACGGTTGTTGCTGACCAGCGAACAGATGCTGCCGCTGTGAAAGCGCGCTGTAGCGACTCTCACTCCCCGTCGAAATACGCGGCCAGCCGATCGGCCGCCTCGTCGGCGCGATCGGTGCAGAGCGCGAAGCGGACCCAGTCGTCGTAGGCGTCGCCGAAGGCCTCGCCGGGCATCCCGGCGACACCGGCCTCGTCGATCAGCCGTTCGACGTTTTCCATCGTCCCCGGGAACTCCTCGAAGCGCGCGAGGACGTAGAACGCGCCCTCGGGGGTGGTGTAGTCCGCGCCCGCGGCGTCGAGCGCGTCGGTGAAAGCCTCGATCCGCTCCCGCAACCTGTCGCGGACGGACTCATAGTACGACGGCGGCGTCTCTCGCAGGGCGTTCTCGACGGCCGCCTGCGCGGGTCGGCTGGTCGCGACGTTCACGAGCATATGCCGCGTCAGCGCCCCCTCGACGAGGTCCGCGGGGAAGACCGCATAGCCGACGCGAAAGCCCGTGATCGCCATCGACTTCGAGAACGCCGAGGTGACGACGACGTGGTCGCGATCGAGAGTGAGCGCGCTCTCGAACCGGTTCGAAAAGTCGAAGTGGTCGTACACCTCGTCGACGACGAGCAGCGCGTCGACCTCGCGGGCGATATCGGCCAGTTCCGCGACCGACTCGCGGTCGTAGACGGCCCCGGTCGGGTTGTTGGGCGTGTTGACGACGATCGCTGCGGTGTCGGCCGTGGCGGCCGCGCGCATCGCGTCGATGTCGACGTGGCCGTCCTCGCGGACGGGGACGCGCGTGACGTCCGCGTCGAGAAGCTCCGCCTTGCCCGGGTAGTACGGGTAGACGGGATCCGTGAGGAGGAACTCCGAGCCCGCCCCGCGCTCGATCGCGCCCGCCATCGCGAGATAGTTAGCCTCGCCCGCGCCGTTGGTGACGACGAGCCGAGAGACGTCGACGTTCCGCCGGGCCGCGATCTCCTCGCGAAGTCCGCGGAGCCCCTCGCTCGGCGGGTACTGGAACGCCTCGGAATCGGCGTCGGCGTAGGTGTGCAGCCCCTCGCGGAGCGCCTCCGGCGGCTCCCAATCGGGGTGGCCCGACACCATATCGACGACGTCGCGGTCGGCGGCGGCGGCGTATCGGATGACGCGCTGAAAGAGCGGTTCGTCGTACGCGTCGTCGGCCTCCTCCGACGCGTCGGCCGTGTCTGTCATCTCGTCTGCGGCGACGGATTCGGGAAAGGTGTGCTTTTCGCCCTCGGTGGCCGCACTCTCGTCGTCGGCCCACTTTTGGGGTCGCCCCGCGTTTCCCGGACTATGCGAGAGTTCGCAACCGAGCCGCCGGTCGAGGCCCGCGTCGGCGACGCACTCGACGCGGCAGACGCGACCGTCGCCGTCGCCGAGTCCTGCACCGGCGGGCTGATCGGCTCGCTCCTGACGGACGTCCCCGGCTCCTCGGCGTACTTCGATCGGTCGGTCGTCACCTACTCCTACGACGCGAAGCTGACCGCTCTCGGCGTCTCGCGGGAGGCACTCGACGAGCACGGCGCGGTCTCAGAGCCGGTCGCACGCGAGATGGCCGCCGGCGTCCGCGACATCGCCGGTGTCGACTGGGGGATCTCGACGACCGGCATCGCGGGCCCCGAGGGCGGCACCCCGGAGAAACCGGTCGGAACCGTCTACATCGGGCTGGCCCACCGCGGCGAGTGGGGGACGGACGATTCCTACACCCGCGTCGAACGCTTCGAGTTCGACGGGAGCCGAACGCAGATCAAAGAGCAGATCGCCCGGCGGGCGCTCGAAACACTCTGTGACGCCGTCGACGCGTAGCGCCGCGGCCGACTGGGACCGAGAGTTCGGGACCGAGACACAACGTTTGTAGGGGTGACCCGCGCAGACACAGGCGATGAACAAAGACGGACACGTGCTGAACGGGGCGCTCTTGGCGGTCGGACTCGGGATCATCCTCACCGTCGATCCGTTCGCCGGACCGATACTCGAAGGGGCGAACGGCGAGACCACTGTCGACGCCGCGTGGGCGCTCGCGGGCGACATCGGACGGTCGATCGCCGCGCTGTCGCTACCGGTCATCCTCGGCGCGCTGTTTCCCGACGTCGACACCGCGTTCGGCCGCCACCGAAAGACGCTGCACAACCTCCCGGTGCTGGGCATCTTCCTCGCGTTCCCGTACCTCTTTGGCAACCTCCAGTTCGTCTGGATCGGCGTCGCGACGCACTACGTCCTCGACATCGTGGGATCGAAGCGCGGTATCGCGCTCTGGTATCCGTTCTCCGCGACGGAGTACGGCTTCCCGACCGGCGTCGCGACGTCGAGCAAGTGGGCGATGCGGGCCACCGTGCTCGTCACGCTGATCGAACTCGGTATCCTCTTCGTCGTTCACAACTACCTCATCGCGCTCAATACGCCGGTCTCGGAGGCGACGAATCTCCTCGCGGCGTTCGCCGGAATCTGATCGCGGCCGATGCGTTCGCTGCGGATCGCTCTCACGTCCCAGCGACCGGCTCTCGCCGCCCTCAGTACACGCTGACGTCGTCGAAGCGTCCGCCGTAGGCGACGTGGCTCGGATGGGTCGGCTCCGTTCCGGAGAGGAACATCCGATCGAGCTTGCTCCACGAGTTCTCGTAGCCGAGGTGTGCGAACTCCGCAAGCCCGCGGGCCGCGTGCCACGGACCGTTCCGCCGATACACCGTCCGCGGCGCGCCATCGCGCAGCGCCTCGACGAGATCGAGCTCGGAGTCGATCTCGCGCTCGAACGTCGTCCACACCTCCCCGACGCTCCCGTGCAGATGTGCGTACGACGAGCCGAACCCGGGGCGATCGACGTCGTGCGCGATCCGTCGCGCGCGGCGGTTCTGCCACTCGAACAGCTTCAGGTTGTGCGTCTCGACCGCGTGGATTCGCTCTCGGTGTGCTCGGATCTCCTCGGCGTCGAGGCTCACGTTGAGAAACAGCGGGTGCGGTACGAGCACGGCCGCGCCCTGCCGTCGGAAGGCGTCGAACGCGCCGTCGAGAGAGATGAAATCCGGAATCGGTTCGGCGAGTCCGACTGCGAGGAGGTGCCGCCGGTCGCGCCACGTCCCGGCGAACACTTCGCGAGCGGGAACGACGAGCAGGTCGTCGTCCGAGAAGCGCTCCGCACGGGCACGGAGTTCGGGAAGTCGCGTGAAATGCGGAGCGTAGACGAGTACGTCGAGGCCGCAAGCCTTCGCGCGGGCGACGACACGCTCGTTCAGGATCTTGACGTGGAGGTCGACACGGGTTCCGTCGGTCGGCTCGCCCGTCCGCGTCGAAGCGTCCCCCGTCTGCGGCGACGTCACCGCCTCCGTCCGCGTCGAAGCGTCCCCCGACTCCCCCGCGGTCGAGTCTGCGTCGGCTGCTGAGTCCGGCCCGGACGCACCCGTATCGGTCACGTCCCCGGATTTTCGGTGCATTCTGTTAGTGATTTCTATTTGCCGTCGGCTGCGGAACGGTTTTGTCGCCGGTGGTCGTGGCCTTCGGTATGTCCCTGTGGAAGTGCGGCATCGGCGGCTGCTCGGAGCGGTTCGAGGACGTCGAATCCGCGATCATCCACCAGACGGTCGAACACAACCGTCACGAGTGCACGGTCTGCGGCAGCATCGTCCCCGACGGCTACTTCGCGATCCGACACGCCTTCGAGGAGCACTCTCGGGCCGAATACGTCCGCGCTTACGACGCCGACTCGACGGCCGTTCGCGTCCGCGAGGACATCAAAGCCGCCATCGAGGACGAGGCCGACCTCAGAGCCGTCGTCGAAGAGCTCAAGCGCCGGGACGCGCTGTAGCGTCGTCGCTGCCGACTCGCCGTCGTCACTGTCGAGGCCGACTTCTGGCTCCTTCTCGACGGTCCGCTGCCGACGTCGCTGCGAGTGACGAGGTCGTGTGACCACCGGAACGGAAAAGCGGCCTGTTCGATCGGTCTATCGCTCGTCGCTGTCGAGGACGCGGATCTGGTCGCCGCGGACGGTGACCGGAATCGGGACGGTCGCCTCGTACAGTTCGACGGTGACCTGATCTTTCGTCTCGTCGATCCGCTGGACGCGAGCCTTCTCGCCCTTGAACGGTCCGGCGATCAGTTCGACGATGTCGCCCTCGGCGATGCCCTCAACGTCGGGCGTCGGCGAGAGGAAGTGCTCGACCTCCGCCATCGAGGACTTCCCGGCGTCGCCGCCGGTCTTGACGAGTCCGCGAGCGTGCGGAATCTCTTCGAGGGCCCGCGTGATCACCGCGTCGTTGTCGGCCTCGACCATCACGTAGCTCGTGAGCGAATCGGGTGCCAACACGGCGTGGATCTCGGGCTCCTCGCGGTTCGCGATCATATCCGCGACGGTCCGCTCTTGGCTCGCGGTCGTCTTCACCGAGAAGATCGGCACCTCAGACACCTCCGGGGAGGAAGCTCATTACCGCGTAGATGAGAAAGCCGAGGAAGCCGACGAGAACGATGCCGGCACCGGCGATGAGGCTGATCTGTGAGAACTCCTCCCACCCGGGGGTGCTCGCCAGCTTCAGCACCCGCACGTAGCTCGTCAGGTCGTACTTGACGTCCATTGTTGCGTGGAGATTGTGCGTCCGGCTTTTTCTATCTATTGATGCGCGCCGTCGGACGCCGAACTCCGAAAGCGGTGTGTGGTGGGTGGAGATCAGTAGTGATTTCTCTATCATCTCGATCGACAGACGCATAGCCGCTGTCGTCGCCGACGGCGAGGCGATCGTTGACGGCGAAGACGAGGTAATCGCCATCGAGGACGAGCCACCGCGGCGTGCCCGTACGGATCCCAGCAACTACAAGTGGTCCACGGGGGAGGTTGTGACTAATGAGCGAAGGAAGTGACCCATCGTCGGCAGATTCGTCCCCGGACGAGAGCCGGACGGACGCGGAACCGTCCGAAAGCGCTTCCGAGCGCGACGCGGGACCGGACGATGGGGTCCCGGAGCGCAACGCGGAATCGCCGCAACCGTCGCCCGCGCTCCCGTTCGTCGGTGCGTTCCTGACCGTCGTAGTCGCCGGACTGCACTTGCTTCATCCCAGTCACGGGCTGCTCAAGCTGTTCGTGATACTGAACGCCGATCCCGGGCTGTTGGTCTTCGATCCGCGGTCGTTCGCCTTCGTCGCGTCCGGGATCGCGCTCCTCGTGGGACTGTCGCTGAGCCGGAACGCGCCGAATCGGCGACCGTACTACCTCGCGGGAATCGCGCTCGCGCTCACGTATCTCGTCGGCTACTTCGCGTGGCACTTCACAGGTCACGGCGGGTTTCTTCCCGGACGCGAGCCGCTGCTTCACGGTCTCTCGCCGGTCGAGAACGTCGTCAGTCACCTCACGACGGACGTGTGGGCGGCGGTGTCGAAGGCCACTGAAATCGCACTGGTCGCCGTCTTGACGGTCCTGTACCGCCGAGAGTCGTCCGAAAGCGATCGGTGAGCGCCCGGTACGCGGTCGTATCGGTCGCTCTCGGACCCTGTCAGTTACGGGATGTCAGAAAGGCCGTCACAACGATCGATCGGCCCGACGAGTCCTACTCGACTAACTCGACGGCCTCTCGCTCGAACGCGTCGCCGGCCCAGCGCCACGAGCCGAGGTACGGGTAGCCGTCGAACGCGCAGATCGCATAGGAGTACCCCGGCCACGCCGCGCGCTCGGCGTCGGTGTCGCTGGGGTGCACTGGACCCGTTGGATGTGTGTGGTAGAAGCCGACGACCTCGCGGCCCGCCGCCTCGATCGATTCGATGGTTTCGAGCTGTTCTTCGGGATCCATCGCGTACCGGATCTGTGGCGTCTCGGCGACGTTATCGACTTGGTGAGCCTCGCTGACGACGCTTCGCTCGTCGCCGTACTCGCCCGCGAGGACGCCGCAGATCTCCTCGCTCCCGCCGCCGTAGCCCTGATAGACGATGTCGTCGTAGACCTCGCGCGTCAGGACGAGCGTCGAATCGGCCACGTTCGATTACTCCTCGGATTCGAGTTCGTACTCCCACGCGTTGTACCCACCGGCGAGGCTCCGTACCTCGCCCGCGTCCTCGACGCCCTCGTAACTGCCGATGAGTCGGGCCGCTTGGATCGACGATTGGCCGATCGGGCAGGCGACGACGACCTCGTCGTCCCACTCGATCTCGTCGATGCGGCTCGGGAGTTCGTGCATCGGAACGTTGATCGCGCCGGGGATGTGTCCCTGGGCGAACTCCGCGGAATTCCGGATGTCGATGACCTGCGGGCCGTCGCCGGACGTCTGCCGCTCGTGGAGTTCTTTTGCTGAGATCTCTTGGATCATCGGTAATAGACGTGCGTAGACTACGAATGTGAATACCTGTTTCGAACCTCGCAGTCCTCTCCGTCTCTCTGACTCCGCCGTCGGGAGCGGCGTGCTCGACAAATCGATACGGCCCCCGAGACCGATTGCCTACTCGACGTAGTCGA
This DNA window, taken from Halobellus sp. LT62, encodes the following:
- a CDS encoding pyridoxal phosphate-dependent aminotransferase, which translates into the protein MTDTADASEEADDAYDEPLFQRVIRYAAAADRDVVDMVSGHPDWEPPEALREGLHTYADADSEAFQYPPSEGLRGLREEIAARRNVDVSRLVVTNGAGEANYLAMAGAIERGAGSEFLLTDPVYPYYPGKAELLDADVTRVPVREDGHVDIDAMRAAATADTAAIVVNTPNNPTGAVYDRESVAELADIAREVDALLVVDEVYDHFDFSNRFESALTLDRDHVVVTSAFSKSMAITGFRVGYAVFPADLVEGALTRHMLVNVATSRPAQAAVENALRETPPSYYESVRDRLRERIEAFTDALDAAGADYTTPEGAFYVLARFEEFPGTMENVERLIDEAGVAGMPGEAFGDAYDDWVRFALCTDRADEAADRLAAYFDGE
- a CDS encoding mechanosensitive ion channel family protein, with product MVRRSAGYVSLVAAVGLALAATAVRSSDGVAEVLVGGVQLQPLLSRGLVAAAVLAAATGAYLVVESVLASRLSNRRRSHDMRNVLRLGFGVVAAAGVAGVLTDQWLGVLFSLGVVGFAITFALQQPLLSLVGWFYIILKRPYGVGDRVEIADTRGDVIDVGFLTTTLWEVGGRLVTSGQPSGRVVTVPNAEVLSAQVVNDTTLFEFVWSEVSIQVAYETDLEFARETMIEEATDHLGAEMRRGIEAYRSELDRTAVELDVREGPVVNVVQQESWVELRLRFLSRSRQVTRNRNALYERILARFNEEPERVKFPVSRNR
- the malQ gene encoding 4-alpha-glucanotransferase, which gives rise to MRFDRRAGVFLHLTSLPGPHGIGDLGSGARAFVDWLADAEQSHWQFCPLGPTASVHGDSPYQAYSAFAGNPLLVSLERLVDAGHLDEIDLHSAPDFSPHEVDYETVREYKTDRLRAAAENFHRDAAATTREEFEAFRERESGWLDDYALFMALRTRYDGAWTDWPEPIRARESSALARHREELSEEIRYREFVQFAFDAQWRDLRRYADERGVEFVGDLPIYVALDSADVWANPEAFDLMEGGEPAAVAGVPPNPGDDGQRWGNPVYDWETLRANGYEWWLDRLDRLFDLVDVTRIDHFKGFDEFWAIPAESDDPGDGEWRDAPGVDFFETVAERLDDLPFVVEDLGFVDQSLVDLRERFGFPAMRVPHYADWCREGDMYQPMHYRENSVAYTSTHDTNTLYGYYESLPPQQRDCLHYNIGADGSEINWSMIEAVWRSDAALAFTTVQDVLGLGEEARFNRPGTASGNWAWRCTWEAFDDGLAARLARLTDEHIRD
- a CDS encoding CinA family protein, with translation MREFATEPPVEARVGDALDAADATVAVAESCTGGLIGSLLTDVPGSSAYFDRSVVTYSYDAKLTALGVSREALDEHGAVSEPVAREMAAGVRDIAGVDWGISTTGIAGPEGGTPEKPVGTVYIGLAHRGEWGTDDSYTRVERFEFDGSRTQIKEQIARRALETLCDAVDA
- a CDS encoding ArsA family ATPase; translation: MSSTDVDAAGGDEHESESDAPEGDTSIDVEAVESVGSEERDEPSGDLDDAALPESVDAPNYVLYGGKGGVGKTTMAAATALSSAAAGTSTLVVSTDPAHSLSDTLGVDVPPEPTRIRESMPLYAAEIDPDAVVAGPFSQGEDGGGATGQAGDDSGFDHDADVEGNPFADDANGGNGGPFADDGFAPGESDAGGASPFGDLGGMEELLGGTMGPGSMPGADEAAAMQQLLEYLDDPRFDRVVVDTAPTGHTLRLLELPEMMDTMLGRVAKLRQQFSGMMEGVKGMFGMGAQDAAAPDLDELRERIERLRAVLRDPRKTDFRVVMIPEEMSVVESERLVERLDGYGIPVQTLVVNRVMEDLADVTAAEVDNQWVVSPDLENCEFCQRRWGVQQDAIGRATELFRGRDVRRVPLLAEEVRGEGALRVVAACLA
- a CDS encoding SDR family oxidoreductase encodes the protein MHPKTALITGCSSGIGRAAALAFLEEDWCVYATARNPADIETLGEKGCRIATLDVTDGDDVDRVVDRVVEEEGHISCLVNNAGFGQMGPLEDVPTEQVHRQFEVNVYGPHRLIRAVLPHMRAQEDGTIVNVSSAAGRVSFPGGGVYSGSKFALEAMSDALRNEVDEYGIDVAVIEPGPVETSFAERVEREVNGDGENSDGTDTDAGDADTSAGDANESIAGIERSGAYESFYDLFSETQLIGGDGLGAISPERVAEDIVDAASSTKPRARYQPGTAARVAVLARHLPSRWLDTAYRYLRKL
- a CDS encoding metal-dependent hydrolase, which encodes MNKDGHVLNGALLAVGLGIILTVDPFAGPILEGANGETTVDAAWALAGDIGRSIAALSLPVILGALFPDVDTAFGRHRKTLHNLPVLGIFLAFPYLFGNLQFVWIGVATHYVLDIVGSKRGIALWYPFSATEYGFPTGVATSSKWAMRATVLVTLIELGILFVVHNYLIALNTPVSEATNLLAAFAGI
- a CDS encoding DNA-3-methyladenine glycosylase family protein — translated: MTAHSGAGGDADATLETGAIDLSEIAGPFDLQSTLESGQSYLWNRPDGRMYESIDVHGGDAWYRTVVPPIDGVVDEDVFVRVRQRDGALEWEATADPVPALRHLLRLDDDLNEIYAAAPDDDVFARAFDEYRGMRLVRDPPFPCLVSFICSAQMRVSRIHGMQMALAEAFGEPREIGGKTVHAFPTPERLAAREEAELRELKLGYRAPYVRKTAEMVASGEAHPDEAVGLDYEDARESLTRFVGVGDKVADCVLLFSLGYLEAVPLDTWIRGAIADRFPECDRGNYTETSRALRERLGGEYAGYVQTYLFHYLRAGGEA